The following are encoded in a window of Clarias gariepinus isolate MV-2021 ecotype Netherlands chromosome 8, CGAR_prim_01v2, whole genome shotgun sequence genomic DNA:
- the rtn1a gene encoding reticulon-1a isoform X1, with the protein MSGTGDPHGEEREPCFGRVREEEEEVMKAPKPTCPGADAHGGAGVTMETASPDFVSDLFLTSSSGRSDLYTSLHSSNSSSSNPFSASVPPFAPEDDRPPLAPLGSDSGIGMTPGDPADLHSQKSEPYNYMDMSNIVGNHGNPGSKKQPISSHTDEDDEHDEDDEDASLDFETKMEKEAFDLGRYLEKNSEDLAVKGDLGNTFPFVEDQSDDELLENRPRPSSPVKITVTVDSCILVTEQVRGVSERESVLSLGKEGTPTVTLSEPEDDSAASSVNHSPNHSPTGRESPSDILFQPVGMKYVNNSALYQDIKGPANPSSRFGMRDSGESGDSEVEPDSPRREKQFGVRPGNPFDPRAAGVETNPDNKGKSNNLFVAPVNARGEFIQHGNPPLYSLLREEREAELDSDLLIESASEESPKREQVVKCTLKPSSPPSSPPPVSSALSLNLKQKEQEVKEEKKEKPNAVLSKISVPQPQEEKTFTKEKPDVMMASFEQRPLEEGGCKSTVTITEEKRDVKEAELLLFMPTFNKQKVVELLHWRDMKQTSVLFGSVLLLLFSLTQFSVVSVMAYLALAALSTTISFRVYKSVLQAVQKTDDGHPFKAYLEKEISLSPEQISKYVEKVQLYVNCTVKELCRLFLVQDLVDSLKFAVLMWLLTYVGALFNGLTLLILAVVCVFTVPLVYEKYQKQIDQYLGLVRSQVNSVMTKLREKVPGAKKKDE; encoded by the exons ATGTCCGGTACCGGAGACCCGCACGGAGAGGAGCGCGAGCCGTGTTTCGGTCGGGTGcgcgaggaggaggaggaggtgatgAAGGCGCCTAAACCGACCTGTCCCGGTGCTGATGCGCATGGAGGAGCCGGCGTTACCATGGAAACTGCATCCCCAG ACTTTGTGTCTGATCTGTTCCTGACCTCCTCCTCTGGGCGCAGTGACCTCTACACCTCCCTTCACTCCTCTAACTCCTCCTCCTCAAACCCGTTCAGCGCCAGCGTTCCTCCCTTCGCCCCTGAGGATGATCGTCCTCCTCTCGCTCCTCTGGGGAGCGACTCTGGAATCGGGATGACCCCTGGTGACCCCGCTGACCTTCACAGCCAAAAAAGCGAGCCTTACAACTACATGGATATGAGCAACATCGTTGGTAACCATGGTAACCCTGGGTCAAAGAAGCAGCCAATAAGCAGTCACACAGATGAGGATGACGAacatgatgaagatgatgaggaTGCATCCCTGGACTTTGAGACGAAGATGGAGAAGGAGGCGTTTGATTTGGGACGCTACCTGGAGAAGAATTCTGAAGACCTGGCAGTGAAGGGAGACTTGGGAAACACCTTCCCATTTGTGGAGGACCAATCAGATGACGAGTTACTGGAGAACAGACCACGCCCAAGCAGTCCAGTGAAGATCACTGTGACAGTGGATTCCTGTATCCTAGTAACCGAGCAAGTAAGAGGAGTTTCTGAGAGGGAAAGCGTGCTGAGTTTAGGAAAAGAGGGCACACCTACAGTAACACTGTCTGAACCAGAGGATGACAGCGCTGCTTCATCTGTCAATCACTCTCCTAACCACTCCCCGACAG GCAGAGAGTCACCTTCAGACATCTTGTTCCAGCCTGTTGGGATGAAGTATGTGAACAACAGCGCCCTCTACCAGGACATCAAGGGCCCTGCAAACCCTTCATCACGATTTGGGATGCGAGACAGCGGAGAATCTGGAGACTCAGAAGTTGAGCCTGATTCCCCAAGGCGCGAAAAGCAGTTTGGCGTCAGACCTGGCAACCCGTTTGACCCAAGAGCTGCAGGTGTGGAGACAAATCCAGACAACAAAGGAAAATCTAACAATCTGTTTGTGGCGCCTGTAAATGCAAGGGGGGAATTTATCCAACATGGCAACCCTCCGCTTTATAGCCTGCTGCGTGAGGAGAGGGAGGCGGAGCTAGACAGCGACCTGCTCATCGAATCAGCTTCAGAGGAGAGCCCTAAGAGGGAGCAGGTAGTGAAGTGCACCTTAAAACCGAGCTCCCCTCCGAGCTCACCTCCACCTGTGAGCAGCGCTCTCTCACTCAATCTGAAACAGAAAGAACAGgaagtaaaagaagaaaagaaggaaaagccCAACGCGGTCTTGAGCAAAATATCCGTTCCTCAGCCACAGGAAGAGAAAACGTTTACCAAAGAAAAGCCTGATGTGATGATGGCCTCTTTTGAACAGCGGCCTCTAGAGGAAGGAGGGTGTAAGAGCACGGTGACTATTACTGAGGAGAAACGGGATGTTAAAGAGGCGGAGCTGCTGCTCTTCATGCCGACCTTCAACAAACAGAAAG tggtGGAGCTGCTGCACTGGCGGGACATGAAGCAGACGTCGGTGCTGTTCGGCAgcgtgctgctgctgctcttcTCTCTGACTCAGTTCAGCGTGGTGAGTGTGATGGCGTACCTCGCCCTCGCCGCGCTCTCCACCACCATCAGCTTCAGAGTCTACAAGTCCGTCCTGCAGGCCGTGCAGAAGACTGACGATGGACACCCCTTCAA ggcgTACCTGGAGAAGGAGATCTCTCTCTCCCCTGAGCAGATCAGTAAATATGTGGAGAAGGTGCAGCTGTATGTGAACTGCACCGTGAAGGAGCTGTGCAGGCTTTTCCTCGTCCAGGACCTCGTCGACTCGTTAAAG ttcGCAGTGTTGATGTGGTTGCTGACATACGTTGGCGCGCTGTTTAACGGCCTCACTCTGCTCATTCTGG ctgtggtgtgtgtgttcaccGTGCCGCTGGTCTACGAGAAATATCAG AAGCAGATAGATCAGTACCTGGGACTCGTCAGATCGCAGGTGAACTCTGTAATGACAAA ACTAAGGGAGAAGGTTCCTGGAGCCAAGAAGAAGGATGAATAA
- the rtn1a gene encoding reticulon-1a isoform X3: MDCGKKECPLSGWKGHVVELLHWRDMKQTSVLFGSVLLLLFSLTQFSVVSVMAYLALAALSTTISFRVYKSVLQAVQKTDDGHPFKAYLEKEISLSPEQISKYVEKVQLYVNCTVKELCRLFLVQDLVDSLKFAVLMWLLTYVGALFNGLTLLILAVVCVFTVPLVYEKYQKQIDQYLGLVRSQVNSVMTKLREKVPGAKKKDE; this comes from the exons ATGGATTGTGGGAAGAAAGAGTGTCCACTGAGCGGATGGAAAGGCCACG tggtGGAGCTGCTGCACTGGCGGGACATGAAGCAGACGTCGGTGCTGTTCGGCAgcgtgctgctgctgctcttcTCTCTGACTCAGTTCAGCGTGGTGAGTGTGATGGCGTACCTCGCCCTCGCCGCGCTCTCCACCACCATCAGCTTCAGAGTCTACAAGTCCGTCCTGCAGGCCGTGCAGAAGACTGACGATGGACACCCCTTCAA ggcgTACCTGGAGAAGGAGATCTCTCTCTCCCCTGAGCAGATCAGTAAATATGTGGAGAAGGTGCAGCTGTATGTGAACTGCACCGTGAAGGAGCTGTGCAGGCTTTTCCTCGTCCAGGACCTCGTCGACTCGTTAAAG ttcGCAGTGTTGATGTGGTTGCTGACATACGTTGGCGCGCTGTTTAACGGCCTCACTCTGCTCATTCTGG ctgtggtgtgtgtgttcaccGTGCCGCTGGTCTACGAGAAATATCAG AAGCAGATAGATCAGTACCTGGGACTCGTCAGATCGCAGGTGAACTCTGTAATGACAAA ACTAAGGGAGAAGGTTCCTGGAGCCAAGAAGAAGGATGAATAA
- the rtn1a gene encoding reticulon-1a isoform X2, whose protein sequence is MDCGKKECPLSGWKGHVMGGKVVELLHWRDMKQTSVLFGSVLLLLFSLTQFSVVSVMAYLALAALSTTISFRVYKSVLQAVQKTDDGHPFKAYLEKEISLSPEQISKYVEKVQLYVNCTVKELCRLFLVQDLVDSLKFAVLMWLLTYVGALFNGLTLLILAVVCVFTVPLVYEKYQKQIDQYLGLVRSQVNSVMTKLREKVPGAKKKDE, encoded by the exons ATGGATTGTGGGAAGAAAGAGTGTCCACTGAGCGGATGGAAAGGCCACG tcaTGGGCGGTAAAG tggtGGAGCTGCTGCACTGGCGGGACATGAAGCAGACGTCGGTGCTGTTCGGCAgcgtgctgctgctgctcttcTCTCTGACTCAGTTCAGCGTGGTGAGTGTGATGGCGTACCTCGCCCTCGCCGCGCTCTCCACCACCATCAGCTTCAGAGTCTACAAGTCCGTCCTGCAGGCCGTGCAGAAGACTGACGATGGACACCCCTTCAA ggcgTACCTGGAGAAGGAGATCTCTCTCTCCCCTGAGCAGATCAGTAAATATGTGGAGAAGGTGCAGCTGTATGTGAACTGCACCGTGAAGGAGCTGTGCAGGCTTTTCCTCGTCCAGGACCTCGTCGACTCGTTAAAG ttcGCAGTGTTGATGTGGTTGCTGACATACGTTGGCGCGCTGTTTAACGGCCTCACTCTGCTCATTCTGG ctgtggtgtgtgtgttcaccGTGCCGCTGGTCTACGAGAAATATCAG AAGCAGATAGATCAGTACCTGGGACTCGTCAGATCGCAGGTGAACTCTGTAATGACAAA ACTAAGGGAGAAGGTTCCTGGAGCCAAGAAGAAGGATGAATAA